TTTCAATAATAAAATCACCATAAATGGTGACAATAACTCCTCGATGCTTGATGCTTTCGTAGCTGAAGCAAATGGAACAGCAGAAGCAAATTTGCTCGATGAAAAACCATTTTATTCGGGTCCGGCCTATTGGGCTTATTTAATAGATCCGATTAGTCCAGGCAACAACACCTATAGCAGTCAGATCCCCGACAGCAGAGTGCATCAAACCAGAAGTATTACGCGGATCGGTTCTATTGGTGAAACCAATTTTACCTTGTCCGGAAATTACCTGGATAAACTATATTTTGGTGGATCCATCGGTTTGCCGAGTGTGAGGTATCAGGATAAATACAGTCATGAAGAAACACCTTTAGATTCCTCACTGTCATTAACCGGATTTACATTTGATGAATCGTTGGTTACACGCGGACTGGGCATCAATTTTAAAGCAGGAATTCTTTTTTCAGCTACCGAATGGTTACGATTAGGATTGGCACTTCATACTCCAACCGGCATTGGACTCTCAGATCGCTGGAGCACCACTGTATCATCCGAATTTTCGAATGGAGATCAATATTCCGAGACCTCCATTTTAGGTAGCTATAGTTACCACCTGCGAACACCGGGGAGAGTAATTTTTAGCACTGCTTTCATTATTAAAAAGCAGGGTTCCGTTTCAGTTGATTTTGAACGTGTAAATTATTCGAAGGCCAAATTACGCGCCGACAAATTTGAAACGAATCCGTATCCATTTACATTGGAAAACAATGCCGTTCTTACCAATTATCAATCGGCATCCAATATTCGTATTGGAGCGGAGTGGCGTTTTATTCCCATTTACCTGCGTGCCGGATATGCCATTTATGGAACACCTTTTAAAAATGGCGTTTCCATTTCTGATGCATCAAGAACCTACATTACTGGTGGGGTTGGATATAGAAACAGAATATTTTATGTAGACCTTGCCTATGTAAACGGAAAGTGGAAGGAAGATTACTACATGTATAACGCAGCGCTCACCAACCCGGCTCAGGTGAGTAATACAACACATTCCATTGTATTAACGGCAGGGATCAATTTCTAAAGCAAAAAAAAGCCGGAACGAGTCCGGCTTATTGAAATTATCTTCAGGAAAAATTAAGCTTCAACGTTTTCAGCATTGATTGCTTTATCCACTAAAATTCTACCGCAATGTTCGCATACGATAACTTTTTTATGCATACGAATATCTAACTGACGTTGTGGAGGGATATGGTTAAAACAACCTCCGCAAGAATCACGTTCTACCGCTACAACTGCCAATCCATTTCTTGCATTGCCTCTTAAACGATGGTAAGCTGTAAGTAAACGCTCATCAATTAGACCTTCAGCATTTTTTGCTTTATCTAAAAGATCTTCTTCCTCTTTTTGAGTTTCATCAATGATTTCTTTCAGCTCGGCTTTTTTCACTTCAAGATCTTTTTTGCGATCATCTAAGTTCGCTTTAGAAGAAGTGATAAAATCCTGTTTCGCTAATAATGAAGTTTTAAACTCCTTAATTTTCTTCTCAGAAAGCTGAATCTCGAGATTTTGATATTCGATTTCTTTTGTAATTGAATCGTATTCGCGATTGTTACGCACTTTACCTTGTTGTTCTTCGTATTTACGAATGGTAGTTTGCGCATCTTTTATTGCATTCTTTCTGTCTGAAACCTGTGTTTCGATGTCATTCAATTCTTCTTCCAGTCGTTGAACACGTGTTTCTAGTCCGGCAATTTCATCTTCCAAATCCTGAACCTCTAATGGTAATTCACCGCGAACTGTGCGGATTTTATCAATTTGAGAGTGCAGATGCTGAAGATTATAAAGCGCGCGGAGCTTCTCTTCTACTGGAATATCCTTTTCGGATGATGCCTTGTTCATAGTTAAAGGTAATTGATTGGATTAGTATTGGTATCCGTAAAATGAACCGCAAATGTAGGAAATTTTTTTCTTATCCAAGCGACCAGTAAATCGATCGTAAATTGCTCAGATTCAAAGTGTCCGATGTCGGCAATAACAATTTTACCCTCAGCATCAAAGAATTCATGGTATTTGAAGTCGCCCGTAACAAAGGCCTGGGCTCCGGCGGACTTTGCCTGGGAAAGGAGAAAACTGCCCGAACCTCCACACAAAGCCACCTTTTTTATTTTTTGCTGCGGGTCGTTCAATGTGGTATAACGTACAACGCCGGCTTTCATTTTTGATTTTACCATAGCAATAAAATCAGATGTCGACATTTCCTCAGGCAATTCACCAATGAGTCCCGCCCCCACCGACTGGAACGTATTATCCAACGATACAACATCAAAAGCGATTTCTTCATAAGGGTGATTGGAGCGCATGGCCGAGAGGATTTCTCTTTCCTTCCATCGCGGAAAAACAACCTCTATGCGGGTTTCCTTTTCATGGTGACGAATCCCCTTCTCTCCTACATAGGGATTAGAATTATCCATGGCCATAAAACTGCCAGTACCTTCAATGGAAAAACTACATTCTGCATAATTCCCAATTTCACCTGCACCTGCACTAAATAAGGCATCCAACAACTGCTCCCTGTTATCCGAAGGAACATACACTCCCAATTTTTTTAATTCCGAAGATTTTGGAGCTAAAATTCGTGTATTCCTCAATCCCAATTTTTCAGCAAAAATGGCATTTACACCATGTGATACATTATCGAGATTCGTGTGAATTGCATAGATGGCTACTCCATTTTTTATGGCTGCAATCATGGTGCGCTCTACATAATTGGATCCGGTCAGTTTTTTTAGTCCTTTAAATATCACCGGGTGATGACAAACTACGATTTCACATTTTTTTGCAACTGCCTCAGCAATCACCGCTTCAGTACAATCTAAACTTACCAGAACGTTGGAGACAGTTTGTTCAGAATCACCACATAACAAACCGCAATTATCATAGGATTCCTGCAATTGTATTGGAGCGGTGGATTCTAAAAAAGCAATAAGCTCTTTAATTTTTATTTTATTGTTCATAGTCCAAATTTAGCAATCAGATAGCTTCCTTTCTTAGGATGATTCGAATTTCCTCTTATTTTTGAACCCGCATGTACCTGATCCGGTTTTTACTTTTTCCTTTTACTTTCCTTTTTGTGCTCGTCACAGAAATGCGGAATTTTTTTTACAGATCCGGAATTTTAAAATCAAGTCAATTTGATATCCCAATCATTTCCATTGGGAATTTATCAGTAGGCGGAACGGGAAAATCTCCAATGACAGCCTACCTCGTGAACCGATTAAAATCCAACCATCAGGTTGGTGTTCTCAGTCGCGGATACGGAAGAAAAACACAGGGCTATCTGGAAGTAGATTCCAATGGAAGTGCTACCGAATACGGAGATGAACCTTTGCAGTTGAAACGCAATTTTCCCGACATCCCCGTAGCGGTTGAGTCGCACCGGATTAAAGGCATTGTTAACTTGCTGGACCATCATGAAGAAATGGATGTGGTTTTGCTCGATGATGCTTACCAACACCGGGCAGTAAAGGCCGGATTATCCATTCTTTTAACCGACTATTCGGCTCCTTTCTTTACAGATTTTGTTTTACCAACAGGTAATCTGAGAGAGCTTCGTAGTAATGCTAACCGTGCCGACATCATCATTGTTACGAAGTGTCCGGAATACATGGATCAATCATTTAAGAAGGATTTCATTCGTAAAATTTCGAAATACTCCAAAGCTCCCGTATTTTTTTCATCGGTGGTTTATGAAAATTTATGCGCGCTTAATCAGGGCGATAATGTGCCAGCGCTGGATGACAAATACGTGCTTGCCCTAAGCGGTATTGCTCGTCCTGTTCCTTTCTTCACTTTTTTAAAAAGTAAATCGAAATGCGTAAAAGAAATGCGTTTTCCGGACCATCACCGTTTTACACTTAAGGACATTCAAAAAATAGAGCAGGCATTCCACGAATTTTCTGCACAGGGCGGAATAATTTGCACCACCGAAAAAGATGCCATGCGTTTGCAAAGTCTGCAAGGAGAAGCAAAAATTATCATTCAAAAATTACCTATCTTTTATCAAAAGATCGGGGTCAAAATACACGAAGAATCATTGTTCAATTCTATTATCGAAGAGTATGTTGCAACAAATAAAGGAAACCACCTCATTCCTTCAGAGCAAGACGAATCTCATTCCTGAAGTTGGGATTATTTTAGGAACGGGTCTTGGCGGATTAACCAAAGAGATTGAAATAAGTGTTGCAATACCTTATAATGAAATCCCCCATTTTCCGGTTTCAACCGTGCAAGGACATTCCGGCAAATTGTTGTTTGGAAAACTAGGCGGAAAAAACATCGTTGCCATGCAGGGTCGTTTCCATTTTTACGAGGGTTACGACATGAAGCAAGTGACCTATCCTGTTCGGGTAATGCAAGCATTAGGAATAAAAAATCTGATGCTTTCGAATGCTGCGGGCGGGACAAATCCCTACTTTCAAATCGGCGAAATCATGATCATTAAAGATCATATCAACCTGTTTCCAACGAATCCGCTAATTGGGAAAAACGAAGATCAGTTAGGTCCCCGCTTTCCGGATATGAGTGAAGCCTACGACAAAAAGCAAATTGCAATGGCAAAAGAAATTGCGTCTTCGAATAACATCAGGGTTGCCGAAGGTGTTTATGCAGGATTAACAGGACCATGCTACGAAACTCCTTCGGAATATAAATACCTGCAAATTATAGGGGCAGACGCTGTTGGAATGAGCACGGTTCCTGAAGTTATTGTTGCCCGCCACATGGGAATTCCCTGTTTTGCCGTTTCCATTATAACCGATTTAGGCATAGACGGTAAAATTGTGGAAGTGAGTCATGAAGAGGTGCAACAGGTCGCTTCTGAAGCTGAGCCAAGAATGACCCTAATTATTAAGGAACTCCTGAAGAGAATCTAAGGCTTGAGCCTCTAATTTTCTTACCTTTATGCGGTTTTTTCCGCATATGAATTCAATCTACGACAAATACGAAGCAGTTATCGGTTTGGAAGTGCATGCACAATTGCTGACGCGTTCCAAAAATTTTTCGGCCGATAAAAATGAATATGGTGCAATCCCAAACACCAATGTGAGTGTAATATCGCTTGGTCACCCCGGCACCTTGCCCCGACTAAATAAAAAAAGCATAGAGTTCGCGGTGCGACTTGGAATTGCGTGTGAAGCGGAGATTCGCTCGCATATGCATTTTGCAAGAAAAAATTATTTCTATGCCGACTTACCGAAAGGGTATCAGATTACGCAGGACACTACTCCCATTTGTGAAAAGGGTTTCATCATGATTAAAGATGAAAATGGGAATGACAAAAAAATAAATCTTATCCGGATTCACATTGAAGAAGATGCCGGAAAAAGCATTCACGATGTGGATCCATTTGATACGCTTGTTGACCTAAACCGCGCAGGAGTTCCTCTTTTGGAAATTGTTTCTGCGCCCGATATTAAAACAGCCAAAGAAGCCTATAACTATCTCACTGAAGTGCGAAAATTAATTCGCTACCTGGATATTTGCGACGGAAATATGGAAGAAGGCTCGATGCGTTGCGATGCCAATATTTCTGTGATGCTTAAAGGCTCAGAAAAATTTGGTACCCGGGCAGAGGTAAAAAACATGAACTCTATTCGAAATGTACAACGTGCAATTGAGTTTGAAATTAAACGTCAAATTGAATTGATTGAATCCGGAGGAACAGTTGTTCAGGAAACCCGATCGTTTGATGCAGTAAGTGGAGGAACAATTAGCATGCGTAGTAAAGAAATGGCGCACGACTACCGGTATTTCCCGGAACCCGATTTACCACCGGTAACTGTTACCAGCGAGTATATTCAGGAAGTCAAAAACCATTTGCCACCACTTCCTGCTGAATTATTTAAGCGCTACACTTCTGAATTCGGATTGTCGGAATATGATGCCTATCAATTAACCGACCATAAATCGGTGGCCTTGTTCTTTGAGGAATTGATTAAGCATACGAAAAACTACAAATCAGCAGCTAACTGGATAATGGGAGATGTTCGTTCATGGTTGAATGAAAATGGAAAAGAGATAGAAGAATTCCCGCTTAGTCCAGCCAAAATCGCTGATTTAATAGCACTGATCGATTCCGGCAAGGTGAGTCACACCGTAGCTGCTCAATCGATATTTCCGGTATTGATTTCATCTCCGGAAAAAACGCCGCTTCAGATTGCTGAAGAAAATAATTTAATTCAGGAAAGTGATCAGGATGCATTACTTGGATTTATCCACCAGGCCATTGAAAATATTGGTCCGGCAAAACTTGCTGAATACAAAGGCGGCAAAAAAGGATTGGTTGGTTTATATATGGGCGAAGTAATGAAACTTTCGAAAGGAAAAGCTGATCCGAAAAACACCAACCAATTATTAATTAAAACACTCGACGAAAAATAATTTTAAAATGAAAAAATTCATTTTCTTTTTTCTTATAACTGTCATCGCATCTGCCTGCGGAAAAAGTGGCAACACGTTGAAAGGGACCTTTAACAATGGAGGTGGACAAACTGTTTATCTCGAGCGATTTGAAAAATCGAAACCTATTATCGTTGATTCTGCAGTAATTGAAGACAACGGAAATTTCACGCTTCAATTCCCGAATCAATTAGATATTTATCGACTTCGTATTCATGAAAATGATTTTGCGGTATTAATTCTAGACAGTAGCAACACACCGGAAATTAAAGCAGACGCAGGACAAGTTTTAGCCACCTATTCCGTAAATGGTTCAAAAAACAGTGAGTTGGTTCATGAATTTTTCAAAAAAACGAACGAATACCTGGTACAAAGAGAAGAGTTTAGAAAGCGATTGGATGTTATTGCATTGGATGATTCTATAGGCAGAGCTGCAGTACTAGGCGAAATAGAAGTTGCAAAAACAGAATTTGATAATTACAAAAAAGCTTTCGTGAATGAAAATCCTGCTTCACCTGCACTTATTACGACCATGAATCAGTTTCATCCTTTGGAAGAAATTGAGTACCTGAAAAAAATAGAAGCTGCACTCGCTGCCTCCATGCCAAATAGTGAGTATCACCAATCGTTAAAACTCACTGTTCAGCAATCTGAGATGCAGGCCCAGATGATGGAGATGGAAAAACAACAGGCCGAACTAACTGCTAATCTCTTAAAAACAGGAACGCCTGCCCCGGAAATTGATTTACCGGGAATCGATGGAAATAACATTAAACTTTCTTCGCTTAGAGGAAAATATGTCCTCATCGATTTTTGGGCATCCTGGTGTGTGCCTTGCAGGAATGAAAATCCGAATGTTGTCCGCTTGTATGAAAAATACAAAGACAAAGGATTTGAAGTGTATTCTGTTTCTCTGGATGATAAAAAAGACAAGTGGATTAATGCCATTAATAAAGACGGTTTAGTATGGAAATCGCATGTAAGTGAATTAAAACAATGGCAATCTGCAGTGGTAAGTACTTATGGAATTCAATCCATTCCATTTACCGTTTTATTAGATAAAAAAGGAAATGTATTAGCAACTAATCTTCGTGGCACACAACTTGAGGATAAGTTGAAAGAACTTTTAGGCGTATGAAATTAATTAAGATATTATCTCTGGCAAGTTGTCTGCTTTTTACTGCAAACACGTTTGCTCAAAAATCGGAAGCTTCTAAAAAAGAAAGCGCTTCAACTACTGATGTTAAGGAAGTCACTATTGACGCGACCATTAAAAACGGTATCGGCAAAATGATTTATGTTGAGAATTTTGAAAAATCCGGGCTAGCTGCACGTGTCGACAGTGCTACGATTAACAAAAAGGGGAAAGTCCTTTTTAAATTAAAAATTGATAAGACCGGTTTTTACCGATTTTCTTCTGTTCCTTCCGACTTTTTTGTTTTAATCCTTCAACCCGGCGAAAAAGTAGCAGTGATGGCAGATTATGCTCAATTAAATAAATCCTATTCGGTGAAAGGCTCTGTCCATTCACAAAAATTACTTGAGTTTGTTAATCTGGTTAATCACTATGTGATTGAGCGGGATTCGATACAGAATAAAGTAAAAGAGTTCGCAGGAAAAGGAGACCAGGCCTCTGCCAATAAAGCGAATCAGGAAGCAACTGAGGCCTACAATCGTTTTATTGTAAACAGAGATAAATTCATCAATGACAATCCTGCATCACCAGCCTTGCTGGGTGCATTAAATCACATCAATCAAAATCAGGATTTGGAATTGATGCGTAAGATTGAAAATGCACTTGGTACATCCATGCCCGGAAGTCCGTTTCACGAAAGTGTAAAACAATTACGCATGAATCTGGAAGCAAAACTTGCGGAAGAACAACGCAAACAAAAAGAACAGGCAGAACTCGCCGGAAGAATTGCTCCAGGAAAACCCGCCCCTGCCATTGAAATGAATGATGCCAATGGAAATCCACTTCCGCTTTCTTCCTTAAAAGGAAAATATGTGCTCATCGATTTTTGGGCATCATGGTGTGGACCATGCCGTAAAGAAAATCCGAATGTGGTTCGCGTTTATAATAAATACAAGGACAAAGGATTTACTGTATATAGCGTGTCCATCGATAGTCAGAAAGCAAATTGGTTAGCCGCCATTGAGAAGGATGGACTAAGCTGGCCCAATCATGTTTCACAACTTCTAGGGTGGCAAACTCCCATATTAAAAGAATACGGAATTACAGGTATTCCTTTTACTGTTTTAATTGATAAAGAAGGAAACATCATACAGACCAATTTACGTGGTCCAATGCTCGAACAAAAGCTGATTGAAATATTCGGATTCTGATGAAACATATTCTAACGCTATGCATGCTTGCATTAGCAGGCATTTCTATTGCTCAAAAAAACAATACCAAAGCGGAATATTTTCAGCAGGAAGTCAATTATTCCATCGATGTAAAACTGGACGATCATC
The genomic region above belongs to Flavobacteriales bacterium and contains:
- the gatB gene encoding Asp-tRNA(Asn)/Glu-tRNA(Gln) amidotransferase subunit GatB; this translates as MNSIYDKYEAVIGLEVHAQLLTRSKNFSADKNEYGAIPNTNVSVISLGHPGTLPRLNKKSIEFAVRLGIACEAEIRSHMHFARKNYFYADLPKGYQITQDTTPICEKGFIMIKDENGNDKKINLIRIHIEEDAGKSIHDVDPFDTLVDLNRAGVPLLEIVSAPDIKTAKEAYNYLTEVRKLIRYLDICDGNMEEGSMRCDANISVMLKGSEKFGTRAEVKNMNSIRNVQRAIEFEIKRQIELIESGGTVVQETRSFDAVSGGTISMRSKEMAHDYRYFPEPDLPPVTVTSEYIQEVKNHLPPLPAELFKRYTSEFGLSEYDAYQLTDHKSVALFFEELIKHTKNYKSAANWIMGDVRSWLNENGKEIEEFPLSPAKIADLIALIDSGKVSHTVAAQSIFPVLISSPEKTPLQIAEENNLIQESDQDALLGFIHQAIENIGPAKLAEYKGGKKGLVGLYMGEVMKLSKGKADPKNTNQLLIKTLDEK
- a CDS encoding Nif3-like dinuclear metal center hexameric protein; this encodes MKIKELIAFLESTAPIQLQESYDNCGLLCGDSEQTVSNVLVSLDCTEAVIAEAVAKKCEIVVCHHPVIFKGLKKLTGSNYVERTMIAAIKNGVAIYAIHTNLDNVSHGVNAIFAEKLGLRNTRILAPKSSELKKLGVYVPSDNREQLLDALFSAGAGEIGNYAECSFSIEGTGSFMAMDNSNPYVGEKGIRHHEKETRIEVVFPRWKEREILSAMRSNHPYEEIAFDVVSLDNTFQSVGAGLIGELPEEMSTSDFIAMVKSKMKAGVVRYTTLNDPQQKIKKVALCGGSGSFLLSQAKSAGAQAFVTGDFKYHEFFDAEGKIVIADIGHFESEQFTIDLLVAWIRKKFPTFAVHFTDTNTNPINYL
- a CDS encoding AhpC/TSA family protein, with translation MKKFIFFFLITVIASACGKSGNTLKGTFNNGGGQTVYLERFEKSKPIIVDSAVIEDNGNFTLQFPNQLDIYRLRIHENDFAVLILDSSNTPEIKADAGQVLATYSVNGSKNSELVHEFFKKTNEYLVQREEFRKRLDVIALDDSIGRAAVLGEIEVAKTEFDNYKKAFVNENPASPALITTMNQFHPLEEIEYLKKIEAALAASMPNSEYHQSLKLTVQQSEMQAQMMEMEKQQAELTANLLKTGTPAPEIDLPGIDGNNIKLSSLRGKYVLIDFWASWCVPCRNENPNVVRLYEKYKDKGFEVYSVSLDDKKDKWINAINKDGLVWKSHVSELKQWQSAVVSTYGIQSIPFTVLLDKKGNVLATNLRGTQLEDKLKELLGV
- the lpxK gene encoding tetraacyldisaccharide 4'-kinase, with translation MLVTEMRNFFYRSGILKSSQFDIPIISIGNLSVGGTGKSPMTAYLVNRLKSNHQVGVLSRGYGRKTQGYLEVDSNGSATEYGDEPLQLKRNFPDIPVAVESHRIKGIVNLLDHHEEMDVVLLDDAYQHRAVKAGLSILLTDYSAPFFTDFVLPTGNLRELRSNANRADIIIVTKCPEYMDQSFKKDFIRKISKYSKAPVFFSSVVYENLCALNQGDNVPALDDKYVLALSGIARPVPFFTFLKSKSKCVKEMRFPDHHRFTLKDIQKIEQAFHEFSAQGGIICTTEKDAMRLQSLQGEAKIIIQKLPIFYQKIGVKIHEESLFNSIIEEYVATNKGNHLIPSEQDESHS
- a CDS encoding AhpC/TSA family protein encodes the protein MKLIKILSLASCLLFTANTFAQKSEASKKESASTTDVKEVTIDATIKNGIGKMIYVENFEKSGLAARVDSATINKKGKVLFKLKIDKTGFYRFSSVPSDFFVLILQPGEKVAVMADYAQLNKSYSVKGSVHSQKLLEFVNLVNHYVIERDSIQNKVKEFAGKGDQASANKANQEATEAYNRFIVNRDKFINDNPASPALLGALNHINQNQDLELMRKIENALGTSMPGSPFHESVKQLRMNLEAKLAEEQRKQKEQAELAGRIAPGKPAPAIEMNDANGNPLPLSSLKGKYVLIDFWASWCGPCRKENPNVVRVYNKYKDKGFTVYSVSIDSQKANWLAAIEKDGLSWPNHVSQLLGWQTPILKEYGITGIPFTVLIDKEGNIIQTNLRGPMLEQKLIEIFGF
- a CDS encoding purine-nucleoside phosphorylase, yielding MLQQIKETTSFLQSKTNLIPEVGIILGTGLGGLTKEIEISVAIPYNEIPHFPVSTVQGHSGKLLFGKLGGKNIVAMQGRFHFYEGYDMKQVTYPVRVMQALGIKNLMLSNAAGGTNPYFQIGEIMIIKDHINLFPTNPLIGKNEDQLGPRFPDMSEAYDKKQIAMAKEIASSNNIRVAEGVYAGLTGPCYETPSEYKYLQIIGADAVGMSTVPEVIVARHMGIPCFAVSIITDLGIDGKIVEVSHEEVQQVASEAEPRMTLIIKELLKRI
- a CDS encoding outer membrane protein transport protein, with product YIFSMRHILISGFILCSVIANSQNEVDALRYSNIGFGGTARSTSMAGAISALGADPSCSAINPAGFGRFTRSEFSFGLNYFDIQSNTSFNGSNSHGGRANLNVANFALIGSSEPQNSEDWKRIQFGISYQRYANFNNKITINGDNNSSMLDAFVAEANGTAEANLLDEKPFYSGPAYWAYLIDPISPGNNTYSSQIPDSRVHQTRSITRIGSIGETNFTLSGNYLDKLYFGGSIGLPSVRYQDKYSHEETPLDSSLSLTGFTFDESLVTRGLGINFKAGILFSATEWLRLGLALHTPTGIGLSDRWSTTVSSEFSNGDQYSETSILGSYSYHLRTPGRVIFSTAFIIKKQGSVSVDFERVNYSKAKLRADKFETNPYPFTLENNAVLTNYQSASNIRIGAEWRFIPIYLRAGYAIYGTPFKNGVSISDASRTYITGGVGYRNRIFYVDLAYVNGKWKEDYYMYNAALTNPAQVSNTTHSIVLTAGINF